In the genome of Oryzias melastigma strain HK-1 linkage group LG4, ASM292280v2, whole genome shotgun sequence, the window NNNNNNNNNNNNNNNNNNNNNNNNNNNNNNNNNNNNNNNNNNNNNNNNNNNNNNNNNNNNNNNNNNNNNNNNNNNNNNNNNNNNNNNNNNNNNNNNNNNNNNNNNNNNNNNNNNNNNNNNNNNNNNNNNNNNNNAAATAGGGACCTCTTTAAACATGTCATGGTTAGAAAGCATCATCTATGATACtactgtctgtttttaatatttaaaaaactgaataaatgatcctaaagagtacatttctatctactgaaaataaaattcagtaagaaatgaaagaaaaaaaaagtttagtgctGGGTTGAAGAGTGTGCAGCTGCTGGACGTTCTCTCCGATCCCCATGACAGCTCCAGACTCCAGACGTCGGCCGTTCACGTCCTCCACAGTGATGAgagaaccaggagctgctcttccttgtagaattaaaaataaaagatgtccacCACCGTCCGCCTCAGCTGATCCAGGTGATGTGGGTCCTCGTCGAGCTCACGTCGCCGTGGTGGTTTTGTTGAACGGTCCTTCTGGTGCCAAATGGAAATGACATCACCATTAATCCAAACTGAAattgtaaggaaaagaaaatagattttactcaaaaatatttgtacatatGCTGTTTTGGAAAGATGttctaaacataaaataaaatatttaaaattgtttatgcTGAAAATACACGTGAATATCTTTGACCcaaatcttttaagaaaatgagtttatctttgaaagaacatgacagtatttagttggattgtcagcagaagaggaggcagcatcaatctgtttaacctcttcagacctgatgttcatcacattctgactgatattagttcattctgcttcactgtgactgtgtttagaggattcacttaaatattagctccagcTTTAAGAAGTTGACATGATTAACTTAACTAAGAAGTAAAGATAAATGCTCCTCATATTGTAATCACAGCATCATGTGATCATAtttcaacaatttgatttaacacTAGAGAAAAACTACGTTTTACACAATCATATTACTGTTGTGGTGCATCGTACTAAACTCGTACCAcgggaaaatatgttttcattgttGTCTAAAAGTCACTTCCACCGCTTTACAGATTGTGTGTTAAACACCAAGTACTCACCTGTAAAGATTCATGATGTAAATAATCCACCGCGGTGCTGCTTTGCTGGAGAGTTGAAGCGGTTAGCTGTTAGCATCGAGGGGCCGCCGACTGCAGAGCTGTGGGcgtgaactaaaacaaaccagAGGAAAAGCGGGTGAACTCGGTCCCGCCCCTTTTCCCCATATTTGGAACCTCCGTGTGGGGCGGAGTTAACTCCAGCCAATATGGCTGCGGTCATGAGCTGaatattcaggcttcatttcGGGCGACTGTGGAAGCATAGATtgtacataaaataattgttttttacagtctatgtgtggaagtcaatgggtgacgtcagagatgatTCATCTCATTAGCTTCATATTAGCTTAGCTCGCCTAGCGAAATTGCGTCacgtttcccagcatgcattgcGGCTCgaaattgatcttttttaaataaaaaaaacattttaaatcatttttttttcaccctattttatttaaaactaacaaacataTAGTGTGTAattcaaatttgccaaaaaagcacTGGGGTTAAAACCATTAGTTTGGACGTGTGGGTAACAGAGGGGTATAAATACCGATCAGCGACAATCGTCCGTTGGTTCAAACCTGGTAGTGTGCTAACGTGCTGGAAGGCACCTCGAGCTGCTCCTTGCATCCTGGGGGTTAACCCGGGGACCCGCCAGGGCGCTAGGAGCAGCTTGAGTGGGGATTGGTGAAGGCGGGCGGTAGAAAGCGATTACCGTAAAATACAAGGGCACCCAACTACATGTCTCAGGCGCTACCAGTGAGTACTCAGCACAGTACAAGCTGGTAGCGAATACTGGACTGTAGAGCTTACTCAATGAGTACCCTGCCAGTTCCCCTCCCAGGTTTGAACCCGCCAGACGCTTGGCCAGCgtctggtgtattttttttttaaataaatgttactatgTTAGTTATGACTGaatatttctaatgtttttcttactgatgaattatacatttatttttaaacctttagtGTTGTGTGTTTATTCACAACGTTTTAGcgaattatacatttatttttaaacctttagtGTTGTGTGTTTATTCACAACGTTTTAGCATACAAGtaagacaaaatgaaatgtgaGTCCAAGTCAGATCTGTACAAACATTCAATTTAGCAAGTTCATTTTATCTTATAATATTTTTCTatcaatgttttcctttttatgaaataaaattcaattaattaatcatttatttgtatCTTTTGAATGTTATTACTATTTGTAGTAGTAACCCCGCCCGCCACATGGGGGCGTTAATGCTGTCGACATGTTGATTGACGACTGTGCTAGCGTCCAAAAGAAGAAGCTAGCCGCTAGTGGCTagccatttcattttttgctgtatttgtGGGACACCTTCGCCGTTTAATTTCTCGGTTTACTTTACCcgtaattttttgttgttacatTGTTTATAAATATACAGTTGGAGAAACATTTCCGTGTGTTCCTACTGGAATAAGATGGTCGTTTTGACAGATAGCAATGAAGAACAGGATTATATGTGAGTGAACCGTTTACGTAAATTGGCTCGTTAGCCTCGACTACGAATAACCTACAAAATAAGATTTAATTTCGGGATTGTATTTTAGTATCTGAATGTAGGTACAGTTGAATTGTTGTTAATATAAGAGGCTTGTAGCCATTCATAGGTTGGGGTTTCTGCCAGGAAGTTAGCAGGTAGCGAAATATTAATGATGACAGGACAAAAATACTTTACGTAATGTGATTGAATGTCAGTAAATAGTCTGCTGTAATTCTTCAAAATGCTAGAAAACCTTAAAATTGTCattattattgtcattattattgtcattttgAACAGATTATAAAATACCCAACATTTTCCCATTTAAATGCCTGCATTTGATGCATTTAGGTGGAAATTCCGACTAAATCTAGCATTATTTTTATGATGTAACTTGTAGTTTCTGGTTTAAAAGTACTGGATTTCAGAGGCGTAAACCCAAACGGGGGCGGTTCCTGTGAAACACACTGACCTACATTTGAAGCTGATGCGGGGTCCTGCTGTTCTATTTCTACTCCTGCTCCCATTTCACgaagagcttttttaaaaaataattaatacaaggaaaactgtgtttaaatagttcatgtaaatattattatcaaataatcctaattttaaGACAAGAAAGCCTTATGGACCAACCAGATCCAGCATTGCAACTACATTAACTTAATATTAATAGATCTGTTATGataaaatgttggaaaacattACAGTTTGGTATCAATTCCATATTGGCATAtatccaaactttttttgtaagtaGAGCACTTTTCCAGTAGGACATTGCATCATCTTACCTCAGAAACAGCTACAGTGAGGCAAAAGAGTGTTTGGCTTTCATCAGTTCTTCAAGTTCCTCTAAAAAAGACCAGAGAGGTCTTTAATGTTCCTTAAATGTACATTATAAATGTGAGAGACGGAATGTTACATAAGAATCTATGATTTATGATAGACTATTTGTCAAACggtgcagaaaataaattgCTTGCAGACTTATTTATTGCTTATAAAGTTCTTCTTTTAATCTATATTGAACATGTGATCTGTATTAAAGTCACCTGTCCACATCCTTTAGCTATCAGACTGTAACCTTCTTCACTATGAAcgagaccaaagagctgtcaaaggacaccagggacaagattATAGACCTGCATCTTGGTGTGCAGAGATTAACTATTGgagcaattatttaaaaaatgaaaataacaataTCAGTAATATTTGGAGCTTCATGTAAGTTCTCACCTGGTGAAGTACAAATTATCTAGAGACTGTTAAggaaacaaacaacacaatagAATGGGTCAGTCGCCTGAAGAGAGCTGGGATGACAGTAGTGAAGGTTACTATAGTAACACAAAACATCAAGGATTTAAATCCAAAGGTCCCCCTGTTTAAGCTAGCACGTGTCCAAGTTTGCCAAACATcttctggatgatccagaggaggattggACAAACCTcctgtggtcagatgagaccaaaatgaAGCTCATTGGTGTAAACGCCACTTGCCGTGTGTGGAGGAGGGGTAAGAATGCTGGGTTTATCACGAGAACACTGTacccactgtgaagcatgggggtggaagtaTCATGTATTGAAGCTGCTTTAACACAAACCTCTACtgtatattaaataaattattccaTGTTTGGTGAGAATTTGATctaaaacctccttccatcggTGAAGGCTTCTAGCATGACAATGACGTCAAAcatgttgccatggcaacgaAGGAGTGgctataaaaaaagttattttaagatTCTGAAGCAGCCCAACAAGTCTTGGTAATTCAATCCGATAAAGAATCTATGGAAGGAGAAGTCTTTCTGTTTACAGACTTGCCTCGTCTTTTTAAGTAGGAAAACCTTCAAAATTAATGGCtggcaaatattttttaccCCACTTTACAGAAACTGACAGAGTTTTCAACCCAGCCTTTAAACTATGCAGAGATACTAGAATTCCCATACATAGCCCTACGAGTTTACCTCatgaacagaaagagaaacgTTACGCCACACCTACTCCCTGCTTTGTTTGCATTAATACTGCTGTGTGCACACAgaaataaacaagttttttgtgGAGAGGTAGTTGAACTATATTAATAAGTGAATTTCCATAACACGCTGggagttttttaaattatctaaATTAAATTGTCTTTGCTCATTTCTCAGCCTGATCGAGGAGCGTAAGTGCTCTTCACTGCCCTGCTCTCCTGCCAAGCGAGTGTCACCTGCCAAAAAGAAGCATTTCTGCATCCAAGCCGCCCGCAACTCTGACCTCATCCCCCGTGCCAAAGGCAAAAAGAGCCTCCGTCGACAGGAGAACAGTAAGTGCGCTGGCGTTTATGTTATCACAACGTAAAAAACCGTGGTTCTGGTTTAAGAACAAAGCAGGAGAAGCTAGAAACTAAATACAGTTCAAACTTTAAGTcttataaaggtttttttacttttatttcccaGCACTCTATCTTGCCAACCTTCTAGAGAAGGATGAGTGCTCCAAAGACGACCTGGAGGTCGGCAGTCATCCTGCCATTCCGTCCATCTTCACTGAAGCCTGCACCAATGAAAACTACATTGAGGTGAACGGTTGCTTTAGCCTCCCAGAAAACTAGTGCTCAAACACAGTGATCTCAGATCAATCACCaagtttttgtctctttaaatCATATTCAAGAAATGTAAACTGTGAGTTTGTGGTTCCAGTCTTGATCTGGATGTGGTTTGTAGACATTCACTGCTTGTTTAGTTTACTTCTTCTGTCCATACTTTACATTTAGTACAATAAATCAATAcagtaaaaagcttcaaaatgtgttaaaaactgcaaatgtcATCCTGTATTTTAGGTCTTTATTCAAGTGTTTTTTAGTGGTCAAGTTTGGATgataatgctttatttttacctgtttatttctttatttttgcatatttttcctCAGACTTAACATCTTTTAAAGTTACAAGCTGCAGATATATGTGTGCTAAAGCATTTCCTCTGTGGTCCCAGCCATGGAACGACTTCATGAACTGCTCCGGTGAGGAGCAGGAGAGGCTGCTGTCTCTACTGGAGAAGGAAGGAGCCAAGAGGAAACTTCACGGCCAGCCTCTAAAAGACCAGAGGAATGGTGAATGTCACGTTTTCCTgctttattttggagtattgttgtttttttggctgatttcatTTCCTCTCCCCTCAGTAAATCCTGCCTTCAAAGCTCAGGACTGCTTCCAAAGAATCGATCGTAGACTTCGAGCCACTCTGAGGCGGAAGCAGATTCCTATGGTGggttatttgtaaaaatgtatattaaatgcATGTTAGTTGTTGCTGTAGTTTGGATTATAGCAGGATCTGTGTGATTGTTCTAAACTTTaagatcttttgtttttacatttctataaaTGCAGACTTCTATCTTAAACCCAGAATAacataaagtttacattttcatcTCAAAACCTTCAGAAATGTTCGTCTTAATCATGATGTTTTATTCTGCCAGCATTGAAATATTTGTCTTCTTTAATCAGTGGTTTGAGTCCTTTTATTGTATGCTAGATATTTGGTTTAAACAGTTCCTCCAGGATCTTGTGGACATTTTTAATGGTTGTTGTGACGCAAAACGACGTAAATTTGCTTCTAAAAAGGTGTGGAAAAAGTtggaatatttttcaatatcatCAAACATCTTTGACTTCCATATAATGTTGCAAGAAGAGAAAAACTGTTAATctccacttttattaaaatatatatataaactatatatatcAAATACTGTTGATCACGACCTTTAGCTGTGGTTTTTTAGAGATTTTATCAACAATGTGGGGataatctttttatttgtatttttttttaatttaacctttatttaccaggaaatcccattgagattagatttctttttcaagggagacctgggccaaaaggcatcaacacaagaaataaaatacagttaaaactagagctgccacaaatgattattctAATAGTCttctaatcactgattattttttcagattagtcgactaatcgggtcatgtgcaaactggatgtaaagcagacacctaaaccatcattagctttaaactaactaaaaattagatatataacattacctgagataatgctagtgtgaatgctgtaagctgaatttgattgctgaaaacgctagtgctgatagctgaagatgctgaaattgatagcagaaatcactgaagctaatagccagctaaaatattagttaaatgcaacaTTGGCCAAGAAATtaggaaaaaatcctaaattagccaaaatagctaaaaacatagctgaaatattagctaaactccaaattagcaaaaaaaaaataaataaataaaaaatcctaaactagccaaaatagctaacatatactgaaatattagctaaacatcaaattagcaagaataaactgaaacaaatcccaaattagccaaaatagctagcatatactgaaatattcactaaactccaaaatagcttaaaaacaacaacaaaaaaagcctaatttggCCACAATAGCTattatgcagctgaaatattagctagactccaaattagctaaaaaaaatataaaaaaatcctaaattagccaacatatctagcatgtagctgaaatggtAGCCTaataaaccttaataaatgtcaaaatagtccaaaaaactagcagaatatcattataactttctactttactacactctgactccatataatataaagtaacaactaatcaactattaaattagtcgtcgactattttaatagtcgtcgATAGgtgactaattgtggcagccctagttaaaacaattataatagaaataaaatacaattaaaatgaacagattttcaTATGCATGAATGCAAGGATCACAAGAATCAAGGAGACAGTAGATCTGTAACGGATCCGCTCATTTGACTGGGAAGAGCGATGACGTTTATGATTGAACTTCTAAATTTGATCAGTAGAGACAACTTAACCTTACAAATTTCTTCAAAATGAGAGGAAAGTTTTCTTgcttggacaaaaaaaattgcaggaATTGATTGAATCGGTGCGATTGCAAAATCACCAAATCCTGGAGGGAATGAGAAGAAAGAAGTGACGCAGTGAGATTGCCACCTACTGGCAATAAGAGGCTATAACATGTAGCGTTTACAAATCATCCAATCAGCTGatcaatttaaattttactttagtATGAATT includes:
- the r3hdm4 gene encoding R3H domain-containing protein 4, with the protein product MVVLTDSNEEQDYILIEERKCSSLPCSPAKRVSPAKKKHFCIQAARNSDLIPRAKGKKSLRRQENTLYLANLLEKDECSKDDLEVGSHPAIPSIFTEACTNENYIEPWNDFMNCSGEEQERLLSLLEKEGAKRKLHGQPLKDQRNVNPAFKAQDCFQRIDRRLRATLRRKQIPMGTLEVLEENLLSFFMAEPRSVYTTHLSSSFERLLLHAICQYMDLVSASTNSKGSRQTEVVNKQEEFLPPSLLLSAYLEQLS